In Brachypodium distachyon strain Bd21 chromosome 2, Brachypodium_distachyon_v3.0, whole genome shotgun sequence, one genomic interval encodes:
- the LOC100832318 gene encoding protein ENHANCED PSEUDOMONAS SUSCEPTIBILTY 1, whose protein sequence is MAQMLSAMAMMDAVPSASSIMQQPKAQDISTVDAPLSGSGSGITVVSRHAVRPDGPPSAVGDLTLSVSDLPMLSCHYIQKGLFFPAPDVPMASLVSLLLSSLSRALAVFPALAGRLVTLPDDRIVIRCNGAGVEFHHAVAPALSLDDFLVPNADVPTGLTKDLFPMDRTVSYEGHRRPLTSFQVTVLGDGAVFIGIVANHAVVDGTSFWHFFNAWAALCRGASPRIPDFRRNFFGDSKAVLRFPGGVGPAVTFDADAPIRERIFHFSRDAIRELKALANRRPSSSSAAAAAGGQDAEVYGKMAHDPKNTEGEISSFQSLCAQIWIATTRARKRLASDATTTLRVAVNCRHRLRPAISAAYFGNAIQSAPTTATVSELASGDLRWAAARLHASLAAYGDSAIRGAAAAWQAAPRCFPLGNPDGAVVTMGSSNRFPMYEGNDFGWGRPLAVRSGRANKFDGKMSAFPGRAGDGSVDIEICLEPDTMAALLRDAQFMQYVSCPSHLL, encoded by the coding sequence ATGGCTCAGATGCTCTCCGCCATGGCCATGATGGACGCCgtcccctccgcctcctccattaTGCAGCAGCCGAAGGCGCAGGACATCTCCACCGTGGACGCGCCGCTgtcgggctccggctccggcatCACGGTCGTGTCCAGGCACGCCGTGCGCCCGGACGGCCCGCCGTCGGCGGTCGGGGACCTGACGCTCTCCGTCTCCGACCTGCCGATGCTGTCGTGCCACTACATCCAGAAGggcctcttcttccccgcccCTGACGTCCCCATGGCCTCGCTCGTCTCGCTGCTGCTCTCGTCCCTCTCCCGCGCGCTCGCCGTCTTCCCGGCGCTCGCGGGCCGCCTCGTCACTCTCCCCGACGATCGCATCGTGATCCGTTGCAACGGCGCCGGGGTCGAGTTCCACCACGCCGTGGCGCCGGCGCTGTCGCTGGACGACTTCCTCGTGCCCAACGCGGACGTGCCGACCGGGCTGACCAAGGACCTGTTCCCCATGGACCGCACCGTCAGCTACGagggccaccgccgccctctCACGTCGTTCCAGGTCACCGTgctcggcgacggcgccgtctTCATCGGCATCGTCGCCAACCACGCCGTCGTGGACGGCACCTCCTTCTGGCACTTCTTCAACGCCTGGGCCGCCCTGTGCCGCGGCGCGTCGCCCAGGATCCCGGACTTCCGCCGCAACTTCTTTGGGGACTCCAAGGCCGTCCTTCGTTTCCCCGGCGGCGTGGGCCCCGCGGTGACCTTTGACGCGGACGCGCCTATCCGGGAGCGGATCTTCCACTTCAGCAGGGACGCGATCCGCGAGCTCAAGGCACTAGCCAACCGtcggccgtcgtcgtccagcgctgcagctgctgctggtggtcaGGACGCCGAGGTGTACGGCAAGATGGCCCACGACCCGAAGAACACCGAGGGCGAGATCTCGTCGTTCCAGTCGCTGTGCGCGCAGATATGGATCGcgacgacgcgcgcgcggAAGCGGCTGGCGTCCGACGCGACGACGACGCTCCGCGTGGCCGTGAACTGCCGCCACAGGCTGCGCCCGGCCATCTCCGCGGCGTACTTCGGCAACGCCATCCAGAGCGCGCCCACGACGGCCACGGTGTCCGAGCTGGCGTCCGGCGACCTGCggtgggcggcggccaggCTGCACGCGAGCCTTGCGGCGTACGGCGACTCCGCGAtccggggcgcggcggcggcgtggcaggcggcgccgcggTGCTTCCCGCTGGGCAACCCGGACGGGGCCGTGGTCACCATGGGGAGCTCCAACCGGTTCCCGATGTACGAAGGGAACGACTTCGGCTGGGGCCGGCCGCTGGCGGTGCGCAGCGGCCGGGCCAACAAGTTCGACGGGAAGATGTCGGCGTTCCCGGGCCGCGCCGGGGACGGCAGCGTGGACATCGAGATTTGTCTGGAGCCTGACACGATGGCGGCGCTGCTCCGCGACGCCCAGTTCATGCAGTACGTGTCGTGCCCGTCGCATCTCTTGTGA